The Streptomyces sp. Je 1-332 genome has a window encoding:
- a CDS encoding putative T7SS-secreted protein, whose protein sequence is MSRTDSDWPPLWHDDPTPGDPEEVAELGRKLRKMAKMIDEQSRVIKALGSVEGWDSDAGRAFHDMAGGTGDKLKKSFERYDEAAKALGEQVREGGSNEFAGEMRRAQRKADKALSDYREAKGDFDLAEREVQKYDLKYPTHNVPAGEKEDYERWKEKKADALLRIGGARKLVKDAREIYDDAGDKAARHIRDVVHHDDVRDPGGFMNLLADWADGLSNIAAVLSVLAVICAFVPPLQALVPILAGLAVAASAAALAGHAYDMTVRGGKVSWMKLGADALGVMPGMGVFKGFTALKGLKGLSKIKGLGTFSAGAAYRGVGHTFLNGISVTVANKVLRRGPEELLDGKKVTAVVKGLGLASALNRMRNGENGERTGYQEPKPAQPMPEPSPSPQPSPAPSASPKPFNAALAA, encoded by the coding sequence GTGAGCAGGACGGACAGCGACTGGCCGCCCCTCTGGCATGACGACCCCACCCCGGGGGACCCCGAGGAAGTAGCCGAGCTGGGGCGCAAGCTCCGCAAGATGGCCAAGATGATCGACGAGCAGTCCCGCGTCATCAAGGCCCTTGGTTCCGTGGAGGGGTGGGACAGCGACGCGGGGCGCGCTTTCCATGACATGGCGGGCGGTACGGGGGACAAGCTGAAGAAGTCCTTCGAGCGCTACGACGAGGCCGCCAAGGCCCTCGGCGAGCAGGTGCGGGAAGGCGGGTCGAATGAGTTCGCCGGTGAAATGCGCAGAGCGCAGCGCAAGGCGGACAAGGCGCTGAGCGACTATCGCGAAGCCAAAGGGGACTTCGACCTCGCGGAGCGCGAGGTCCAGAAGTACGACTTGAAGTACCCCACCCATAACGTTCCCGCTGGGGAAAAGGAAGATTACGAGCGCTGGAAGGAGAAGAAGGCCGACGCGCTGCTTCGCATCGGCGGCGCTCGGAAACTGGTGAAGGATGCCAGGGAGATATATGACGACGCGGGCGACAAGGCCGCTCGGCATATCAGGGATGTCGTGCATCATGACGACGTCCGGGACCCGGGGGGCTTTATGAATCTCCTCGCAGACTGGGCTGACGGACTCTCGAACATCGCCGCCGTCCTGTCCGTGCTCGCGGTGATCTGTGCCTTCGTTCCGCCGCTTCAGGCGCTCGTTCCCATCCTCGCGGGCCTTGCCGTAGCCGCCAGTGCTGCCGCGCTGGCGGGCCATGCGTATGACATGACGGTGCGCGGAGGGAAGGTCAGCTGGATGAAGTTGGGCGCCGATGCACTGGGGGTGATGCCTGGTATGGGCGTCTTTAAGGGGTTCACGGCCCTCAAAGGCCTCAAGGGACTGTCAAAGATCAAGGGCCTCGGCACTTTCAGTGCAGGCGCTGCCTACCGCGGTGTCGGGCACACATTCCTGAACGGTATTTCTGTCACCGTGGCCAACAAGGTCCTAAGGAGAGGACCCGAGGAACTCCTCGACGGGAAGAAGGTCACAGCAGTTGTCAAGGGGTTGGGCCTCGCAAGCGCCTTGAACCGGATGCGCAACGGGGAGAACGGCGAGAGGACCGGATACCAGGAGCCGAAGCCGGCTCAGCCCATGCCCGAGCCTTCTCCTAGTCCTCAGCCTTCGCCTGCACCCAGTGCCTCCCCGAAGCCGTTCAATGCGGCCTTGGCGGCTTAG
- a CDS encoding type VII secretion target, which translates to MADHTKADIALIKQASRDMGKIHNEFERNGNPADEYGSAVGHGPLKDAFSDFGDTWKKTRKKLMKELEKLAEFTSIAAKEYEKIDHKLAEAIRAAKAEEKGKK; encoded by the coding sequence GTGGCGGACCACACCAAGGCTGACATCGCTCTTATCAAGCAGGCATCGCGAGATATGGGCAAGATTCACAACGAGTTCGAGCGCAACGGCAACCCCGCGGACGAATACGGGAGCGCCGTGGGCCATGGCCCCTTGAAAGATGCGTTCTCGGACTTTGGGGACACTTGGAAGAAAACCAGGAAGAAGCTCATGAAGGAGCTTGAGAAGCTGGCCGAGTTCACTTCGATCGCCGCCAAGGAGTACGAGAAAATCGACCACAAGCTGGCCGAGGCGATCCGAGCTGCCAAGGCGGAAGAGAAGGGCAAGAAGTGA
- a CDS encoding putative T7SS-secreted protein, which translates to MARPVDWKPLAAVDPVPGDPKEIREEVEHMKNVAKKLRDQADKLEKIAKKEGLKGKYSETLTEGAGDLAKKLDQAAGRYETVKTHLSGWADDLQAAQTKAGTALDLAPSDEEQAKKDLKKAKQDYDDAADHHAGLIEKAIDDDALTDSWWDNVKDWVDKNAGWLKVVIEIASYVATALAIAAIFVSGIGIGIVLAAGIAVLVARVGMAAAGQGSWADVALDVFALATMGLGRGAVTGLKAGQAATRLAAGQGAKKAATSAAKNGMNKVYGQAGRTLAAKGATKGQRKAAREAIENANKLAGKAGDGAEMLAKKAPLPKVSKMDIIKAGGDKDAAVAYKDIMKTRAAYAADDGVHAASQGAEDYLRHSQQVFAAGQGIDLGGKALGASDTVDKPYFEPFQDYKNEYTAEVGSTW; encoded by the coding sequence ATGGCCCGTCCCGTGGACTGGAAGCCTCTCGCGGCCGTCGACCCCGTACCCGGTGATCCCAAGGAGATCCGGGAAGAAGTCGAGCACATGAAGAACGTCGCGAAGAAGCTGCGCGACCAGGCGGACAAGCTTGAGAAGATCGCGAAGAAGGAAGGCCTGAAGGGGAAATATTCCGAGACCCTGACGGAAGGGGCCGGAGATCTCGCCAAGAAGCTCGATCAGGCCGCCGGTCGCTACGAGACGGTCAAGACGCACCTGTCCGGCTGGGCGGACGACCTTCAGGCAGCTCAGACGAAGGCCGGGACCGCCCTGGACCTGGCCCCCAGCGACGAGGAACAGGCCAAGAAGGACCTGAAGAAGGCCAAGCAGGACTACGACGACGCGGCTGACCACCACGCGGGGCTGATCGAGAAGGCCATCGACGACGATGCGCTGACCGACAGCTGGTGGGACAACGTCAAGGACTGGGTCGACAAGAACGCCGGCTGGCTGAAGGTCGTCATCGAGATCGCCAGCTACGTGGCGACAGCCCTGGCGATCGCGGCCATCTTCGTCTCCGGCATCGGTATCGGTATCGTCCTGGCTGCGGGAATCGCGGTCCTTGTGGCGAGAGTTGGCATGGCCGCCGCGGGCCAGGGCTCTTGGGCGGACGTCGCCCTCGACGTGTTCGCACTGGCCACGATGGGCCTCGGCCGTGGCGCCGTGACCGGGCTGAAGGCCGGCCAGGCCGCCACCCGGCTGGCCGCCGGGCAGGGCGCGAAGAAGGCTGCCACCAGCGCCGCGAAGAACGGCATGAACAAGGTGTACGGGCAGGCGGGACGCACCCTGGCGGCCAAGGGCGCGACCAAGGGACAGCGGAAGGCGGCGCGGGAGGCCATCGAGAACGCGAACAAGCTGGCCGGCAAGGCGGGTGACGGCGCGGAGATGCTGGCCAAGAAGGCACCATTGCCGAAGGTCAGCAAGATGGACATCATCAAGGCGGGCGGAGACAAGGACGCGGCCGTGGCGTACAAGGACATCATGAAGACGCGGGCGGCCTATGCGGCTGATGACGGCGTGCACGCGGCCAGTCAGGGAGCCGAGGACTATCTGCGGCACAGCCAGCAGGTCTTCGCCGCGGGTCAGGGCATCGACCTGGGCGGCAAGGCCCTTGGCGCCAGCGACACCGTGGACAAGCCGTACTTCGAGCCGTTCCAGGATTACAAGAACGAGTACACGGCCGAAGTCGGATCCACCTGGTGA
- a CDS encoding contact-dependent growth inhibition system immunity protein: MSKPPDRDCSLEQLEGRRWPEPPTDATPMVQNVHELRHRPIGALEPHELARLITQDEGLSWLLPLAVEILRETAPQQAAGGWFDDDLLYAVVSRKPEVWAADPDLARELKEVLAGLHGLSRYVKQEVEQLLRSLPENN; encoded by the coding sequence ATGTCCAAGCCTCCTGACCGCGATTGCTCGCTTGAGCAACTGGAGGGTCGGCGCTGGCCTGAACCGCCCACCGACGCGACCCCCATGGTCCAGAACGTGCACGAGCTGCGGCACCGCCCCATCGGGGCATTGGAGCCGCACGAGTTGGCCCGCCTGATCACTCAGGACGAGGGGCTTTCCTGGCTTCTGCCACTTGCCGTCGAGATTCTGCGCGAAACCGCGCCGCAACAGGCAGCGGGAGGATGGTTCGATGACGACCTGTTGTACGCGGTCGTCTCAAGAAAGCCAGAAGTCTGGGCCGCTGATCCCGACCTTGCACGCGAGCTCAAAGAGGTACTTGCAGGACTGCACGGCCTTTCACGCTACGTGAAACAAGAGGTCGAACAACTCCTCAGGTCGCTACCTGAGAACAATTGA
- a CDS encoding RHS repeat domain-containing protein, translated as MWQREYDERGNLTSVTDPAGAVSQFSYSRAGHPAAITDALGHIKRPEAGSERLGGNPEAPDKGTTEPHLRQ; from the coding sequence CTGTGGCAGCGGGAGTATGACGAGCGCGGCAATCTCACCAGCGTCACGGATCCGGCTGGCGCCGTGAGTCAGTTCAGCTACAGCAGGGCCGGCCATCCGGCCGCGATCACAGACGCACTCGGCCACATCAAGCGACCTGAAGCAGGCTCGGAACGGCTTGGAGGGAATCCGGAAGCTCCTGACAAAGGAACTACAGAACCCCACCTGCGACAATAA